AATAGTTCAACGGTAAAACGAAAAGCTGGAAGAGGTTCTTAAGTCAGGATGGTAGCCGGGTGCCCGAAATAATACTCGAAGAAAGTTGGAAAACAGAATTACAGGAAACGCTGAACCAACCTTTCATGAAAGATTTGTTTCGCTTTCTTATGACAGAGACACAACACGGAAAAACCATCTATCCCCAAAAGGACCAGGTCTTTTCGGCCTTCACCATGACTCCGTTTAACGCGGTGAAAGTGGTTATCCTGGGCCAGGATCCGTATCATGGCCCCGGACAAGCCCATGGGCTAAGTTTCTCGGTTCCTGAAACAGTTAAAACACCCCCCTCACTTGCAAATATCTACAAAGAACTGAAACGGGACCTGTCTTTACCGATCCCGAAAAGCGGATGCCTGACCAGCTGGGCCGAACAAGGCGTCCTGCTATTAAACAGTGTCCTTACTGTCGAGCAGGGAAAAGCGGGATCTCACCAAGGTAAAGGCTGGGAAAAATTCACGGATGCTGCGATCGCCGCCCTTAATAACAACGCTGATCATCTGGTTTTTCTTCTATGGGGGGCTTATGCTCAGAAAAAGGGTAAAATCATCGACAGAAAAAGGCATCTCGTTTTAAACAGCCCCCATCCCTCACCCTTGTCGGCACATCGCGGTTTTATTGGAAATTCTCATTTCTCGCAGGCAAACGAATACTTAATCAAGCATTTTCAAACACCAATAGACTGGTCCATAAAAGACCAGCAGGATAAACAGCAGGAGCTTCTGGTATGACATCCAATTATTTTTTTGACACAATGCCGCGTATCATTGGGCATCGTGGCGCAAAGGGATTGGCCCCGGAGAATACGCTGGCGTCCTTTAAAGCAG
This region of Sneathiella aquimaris genomic DNA includes:
- the ung gene encoding uracil-DNA glycosylase is translated as MPEIILEESWKTELQETLNQPFMKDLFRFLMTETQHGKTIYPQKDQVFSAFTMTPFNAVKVVILGQDPYHGPGQAHGLSFSVPETVKTPPSLANIYKELKRDLSLPIPKSGCLTSWAEQGVLLLNSVLTVEQGKAGSHQGKGWEKFTDAAIAALNNNADHLVFLLWGAYAQKKGKIIDRKRHLVLNSPHPSPLSAHRGFIGNSHFSQANEYLIKHFQTPIDWSIKDQQDKQQELLV